Proteins encoded in a region of the Acidimicrobiales bacterium genome:
- a CDS encoding thioesterase family protein → MSSDITRFPEFFEMAAHGPDVWVGASARYPWGRVYGGQVAAQGLWAAAQTVPEGYMPHSLHTYFIRGGESDEPIRFEVDRIRDGRSFVTRRVVARQSSGAILNLSASFHIHEDAPDVTAVVMPSPVEQPEDLPEAGWSRLLERRMVPFDQQRSRGWLRVPDVGDDPLMHVLAHAFASDDLPTDAVEIEHPVGRVHPEPGFEQDYPYMGASLDHTIWFHRPARADEWCLHDLRSSGVYGSRGIAFGEIWSRDGVHVATIAQEVLLREATPKG, encoded by the coding sequence GTGAGCAGCGACATCACTCGATTCCCCGAGTTCTTCGAGATGGCCGCGCACGGCCCGGATGTGTGGGTCGGCGCCAGCGCCCGCTACCCGTGGGGGCGGGTCTACGGCGGCCAGGTGGCCGCGCAGGGACTCTGGGCCGCGGCCCAGACCGTGCCCGAGGGCTACATGCCGCACTCGTTGCACACCTACTTCATCCGCGGTGGGGAGTCCGACGAGCCGATTCGCTTCGAGGTCGATCGCATTCGTGACGGGCGTTCGTTCGTCACCCGCCGGGTCGTCGCCCGTCAGTCGAGTGGCGCCATCCTGAACCTGTCGGCGTCGTTCCACATCCACGAGGACGCACCCGATGTCACGGCCGTCGTCATGCCGTCGCCGGTCGAGCAGCCAGAGGACCTGCCCGAGGCCGGCTGGTCGAGACTGCTCGAACGGCGAATGGTGCCCTTCGACCAACAGCGATCGCGTGGGTGGCTGCGGGTGCCCGACGTGGGCGACGACCCGCTGATGCATGTCCTGGCCCACGCGTTCGCCAGCGATGACCTGCCCACCGATGCCGTCGAGATCGAGCATCCCGTCGGCCGCGTGCATCCCGAGCCGGGCTTCGAGCAGGACTACCCCTACATGGGTGCGAGCCTCGACCACACCATCTGGTTCCACCGGCCCGCTCGGGCCGACGAGTGGTGCCTCCATGACCTGCGGTCCTCCGGGGTCTACGGGTCGAGGGGCATCGCTTTCGGCGAGATCTGGTCACGTGACGGTGTTCACGTGGCCACGATCGCCCAGGAAGTGCTTTTACGAGAGGCAACCCCGAAGGGTTAG
- a CDS encoding NUDIX domain-containing protein, whose translation MSFSFRRPCARTVLLDREGRIFLIRAEDPVDPYKPEWWEIPGGGMGRGEESGHAALRELHEETGIPNVEMGPCVWTQQTEYTFAGYHFESDDFIHVAWCDGGEYDPKGLEALEAAAFQGAQWWTLDDLLANEEPTVPVRLREFLPDLVAGKVPIEPVDITPSPEQGGRVG comes from the coding sequence ATGTCGTTCAGCTTCCGGCGCCCCTGCGCCCGCACGGTGCTCCTCGATCGCGAGGGTCGAATCTTCCTGATCCGCGCCGAGGACCCGGTCGATCCCTACAAGCCCGAATGGTGGGAGATCCCCGGTGGCGGCATGGGTCGAGGCGAGGAATCAGGCCACGCAGCGCTGCGTGAACTCCACGAGGAGACCGGTATCCCGAACGTCGAGATGGGCCCCTGCGTGTGGACCCAGCAGACCGAGTACACGTTCGCCGGCTACCACTTCGAGTCCGACGACTTCATCCATGTCGCCTGGTGCGACGGCGGCGAGTACGACCCCAAGGGTCTCGAGGCGCTCGAGGCCGCCGCGTTCCAGGGAGCGCAATGGTGGACGCTCGACGACCTGCTCGCCAACGAAGAACCGACCGTGCCGGTGCGCCTCCGCGAGTTCCTGCCCGACCTCGTGGCGGGGAAGGTGCCGATCGAGCCCGTCGACATCACGCCGTCGCCCGAACAGGGCGGTCGGGTCGGCTGA
- a CDS encoding TetR/AcrR family transcriptional regulator gives MTVRLPAAERRVQLLEAARSVFAVEGFQNATMETVASEAGVTKPVLYQHFSSKRELFLELLRDVGDRLTTVVGEAATAAPTGEAKVVDGFAAYFRFAAQAPDDFRLLFGEGVRIDVEFARAVADVESELALFIAALIEIDDLADADRLVLAHGILGLAEATGRHWIAAGMKGDVDALATRVADLAWLGLRGRRR, from the coding sequence GTGACCGTCCGACTTCCTGCCGCAGAGCGAAGAGTGCAACTGCTCGAGGCGGCCCGCTCGGTCTTCGCCGTCGAGGGCTTCCAGAACGCCACGATGGAAACGGTCGCCAGCGAGGCCGGCGTCACCAAGCCGGTGCTCTACCAGCACTTCTCGTCGAAGCGCGAGCTGTTCCTCGAGCTGTTGCGCGACGTCGGCGACCGGCTCACCACCGTCGTGGGCGAGGCAGCCACCGCCGCGCCCACCGGCGAGGCCAAGGTGGTCGACGGCTTCGCGGCCTATTTTCGCTTCGCCGCCCAGGCGCCCGACGACTTTCGGCTGCTGTTCGGCGAGGGCGTCCGCATCGATGTCGAGTTCGCCCGCGCCGTCGCCGACGTCGAGAGCGAACTGGCGCTCTTCATCGCCGCGCTGATCGAGATCGACGACCTCGCCGACGCCGACCGACTCGTCCTCGCCCACGGCATCCTCGGCCTGGCCGAGGCCACCGGACGGCATTGGATCGCCGCCGGCATGAAGGGCGACGTCGACGCGCTGGCCACCAGGGTCGCCGACCTGGCCTGGCTCGGTCTTCGCGGCCGACGCCGCTGA
- a CDS encoding glycosyltransferase family 4 protein produces MASAAFVSFRLGVTDGVSVVARNWQRAFEQLGYRVHTVAGDGPVDRTVPGLAIDATDPPDADEVSAAIGDVDVVVVENLCTIPLNLPAARVVAEVLAGRPAILHHHDPPWQRAHWANVTELPPRDPAWRHVTINQLTRREMEDRGYAAVCIYNGFPTATGTADRAGVRRRLGIDADTLLLAHPVRAIPRKDIPTAIWLAEQLGGTYWLWGPAEDGYDDELARILADARCPVVRGTSDESAVDLYGAADAVLFPSTWEGFGNPPVEAAIHRVPCAVGPYPVADELRALGLEWYPSDDPEPLRAAIERPDLERLEHNRRVAVERLSLEAMRDEIAILLAEPGWLGDGPAPTTVG; encoded by the coding sequence ATGGCCAGCGCTGCGTTCGTCTCGTTCCGACTCGGAGTGACCGACGGTGTGTCGGTCGTCGCCCGCAACTGGCAACGAGCGTTCGAGCAGCTGGGCTACCGCGTCCACACCGTGGCCGGCGACGGGCCGGTCGACCGGACCGTACCCGGCCTGGCCATCGACGCCACGGACCCGCCGGACGCCGACGAGGTGAGCGCCGCGATCGGTGACGTCGACGTCGTCGTGGTCGAGAATCTGTGCACGATTCCTCTCAACCTCCCGGCCGCTCGGGTCGTCGCCGAGGTGCTCGCCGGCCGACCGGCGATCCTCCACCATCACGACCCGCCGTGGCAGCGGGCGCACTGGGCCAATGTCACGGAGCTGCCCCCGCGTGATCCGGCGTGGCGGCACGTGACCATCAATCAGCTGACCCGGCGGGAGATGGAGGACCGGGGCTACGCAGCCGTGTGCATCTACAACGGTTTCCCGACCGCGACCGGCACGGCCGACCGTGCCGGCGTCCGCCGCCGTCTCGGCATCGACGCCGACACACTGCTGCTGGCCCATCCCGTCCGGGCGATTCCTCGCAAGGACATCCCCACGGCGATCTGGCTGGCCGAGCAGCTCGGCGGCACCTACTGGCTCTGGGGCCCGGCCGAGGACGGCTACGACGACGAGCTCGCCCGCATCCTGGCCGATGCCCGCTGCCCGGTCGTGCGGGGCACCAGCGACGAGTCCGCCGTCGACCTCTACGGCGCGGCCGACGCGGTGCTGTTCCCGAGCACGTGGGAGGGATTCGGCAACCCACCGGTCGAAGCGGCGATCCACCGCGTGCCGTGTGCCGTCGGCCCCTACCCGGTGGCCGATGAGCTCCGCGCCCTCGGACTCGAGTGGTACCCGTCGGACGATCCCGAGCCACTCCGCGCCGCCATCGAGCGACCCGACCTCGAGCGTCTCGAACACAATCGCCGGGTCGCCGTCGAGCGGCTCTCGCTCGAGGCGATGCGGGATGAGATCGCGATCCTCCTCGCCGAACCGGGTTGGCTCGGCGACGGCCCGGCACCGACAACCGTAGGGTGA
- a CDS encoding DUF5317 family protein → MALAPILLAVCAGLVVGLVRRGRLTAIARTRIRHPEFLAVAIGASLFVDLTEAGPSGAIAVLGLLGGLAFAIVNLHLVGMTVIVVGIAANLLPVALNGAMPVRPEALVEAEMVTVDELDRVSLTGARELADDDTVLAGLGDTFPVRWTNQVVSIGDLIMMVGLADLVANLMLQRRRRRLHPSALPALEALGWHEEIDLTVEQSTIDLRHRVEPDHAEASPPV, encoded by the coding sequence GTGGCACTGGCTCCGATCCTCCTCGCGGTGTGTGCCGGCCTCGTCGTCGGACTCGTCCGCCGCGGTCGACTGACCGCCATTGCCCGCACCCGCATCCGTCATCCCGAGTTCCTCGCGGTGGCGATCGGCGCCAGCCTCTTCGTCGATCTGACCGAGGCGGGCCCGTCCGGGGCGATCGCCGTGCTCGGCCTCCTCGGCGGTCTCGCCTTCGCCATCGTCAACCTGCACCTGGTGGGGATGACGGTGATCGTCGTCGGCATCGCCGCCAACCTTCTCCCGGTCGCCCTCAACGGGGCGATGCCCGTGCGCCCCGAGGCACTGGTCGAGGCCGAGATGGTCACGGTCGACGAACTCGACCGCGTGAGCCTCACCGGCGCACGCGAACTCGCCGACGACGACACCGTCCTCGCCGGACTCGGCGACACGTTCCCGGTTCGTTGGACCAATCAGGTCGTCTCGATCGGTGACCTGATCATGATGGTCGGACTCGCCGACCTCGTCGCGAACCTGATGCTGCAACGCCGCCGACGACGCCTTCATCCGAGTGCGCTACCGGCGCTCGAAGCGCTCGGTTGGCACGAGGAGATCGACCTCACCGTCGAGCAATCGACCATCGATCTTCGCCACCGGGTCGAGCCCGATCACGCCGAGGCGTCGCCGCCGGTCTGA
- a CDS encoding sortase codes for MSEVPTSARVLGAIGRGLITAGIVILLFVLFQLWGTNVQESRAQDDLRDEFGNIEVSVADALAQLDALQNPDGGQVIDAGDRDLGQLPAPTTTTTLPGGLTTELLRYFFPEDGDAVARIEIPAIDVDKIVVNGVQVADLRKGPGHYATTATAGTVGNTAIAGHRTTYGAPFNRIDELAPGDEIRVTSVLGTFTYRVMEPSVAFPDELATVDDADDGHIIVRPADTWVLGDFGDNRVTLTACHPKLSSRQRIIVAAALVEDPVESPALDPDVVAALGGDPTDATLPGETTGAPDSDAEPANLDEGLNGERDAIPGAVVWMLAATTIWVLAGHLGRHLFSDRLRRVAVRAVSLVPVALCLWFSFELLDRALPAG; via the coding sequence ATGAGTGAGGTCCCGACGAGCGCCCGCGTCCTCGGTGCCATCGGTCGCGGCCTCATCACGGCCGGCATCGTCATCCTGCTCTTCGTGCTGTTCCAACTCTGGGGGACCAATGTCCAGGAGTCGAGGGCCCAGGATGACCTCCGCGACGAATTCGGCAACATCGAGGTCAGCGTCGCCGACGCCCTCGCCCAACTCGACGCCCTCCAGAACCCCGACGGCGGTCAGGTGATCGATGCGGGTGACCGCGACCTCGGTCAACTACCGGCCCCGACCACGACGACCACGCTGCCGGGCGGACTCACCACGGAGCTACTGCGCTACTTCTTCCCCGAGGACGGCGACGCCGTCGCCCGCATCGAGATCCCGGCGATCGACGTCGACAAGATCGTGGTGAACGGTGTCCAGGTGGCGGACCTGCGCAAGGGTCCCGGCCACTACGCGACCACCGCCACGGCCGGCACCGTGGGCAACACTGCGATCGCCGGTCACCGCACCACCTACGGTGCGCCGTTCAACCGCATCGACGAACTCGCGCCGGGCGACGAGATCCGGGTCACCAGCGTGCTCGGCACGTTCACGTATCGGGTGATGGAGCCGAGCGTGGCCTTCCCCGACGAGCTCGCGACCGTCGACGACGCCGACGACGGCCACATCATCGTCCGGCCGGCCGACACCTGGGTGCTCGGCGACTTCGGCGACAACCGTGTCACCCTCACGGCGTGCCACCCGAAACTGTCGAGCCGCCAGCGCATCATCGTCGCTGCGGCGCTCGTCGAGGACCCGGTCGAATCGCCCGCACTCGATCCCGATGTCGTCGCCGCGCTCGGCGGCGACCCGACCGACGCCACGCTTCCCGGCGAGACGACCGGGGCGCCGGACAGCGACGCCGAACCCGCCAACCTCGACGAGGGTCTCAACGGTGAACGAGACGCGATCCCCGGTGCGGTCGTGTGGATGCTCGCCGCCACCACGATCTGGGTCCTCGCCGGTCACCTCGGACGACACCTCTTCTCCGACCGACTCCGTCGCGTGGCCGTGCGGGCGGTCAGCCTCGTGCCGGTCGCACTCTGCTTGTGGTTCTCGTTCGAATTGCTCGATCGGGCACTCCCGGCCGGCTGA
- the ccmA gene encoding heme ABC exporter ATP-binding protein CcmA, whose product MSIIRLRAAVALIGRFPALAGVDLEVGEGEVVLVQGPNGAGKSTLLRLCAGLLRLESGEGTVLGHDLASARPAIRRSVGLLGHDTALYDDLTVRENLDFWAKASRVDPTAVRPAMDRLGVAERLHDVGVGLLSAGQRRRVALAAVVVRRPQLWLLDEPHAGLDPSGRDLVDELVADAASAGATVLLSSHEVDRTLDLATRRITVAGGTIAGDVTYAR is encoded by the coding sequence GTGTCCATCATCCGGCTGCGTGCCGCAGTCGCCCTGATCGGTCGCTTTCCTGCGCTGGCAGGCGTCGACCTCGAGGTCGGCGAGGGCGAAGTCGTGCTCGTCCAGGGGCCCAACGGCGCCGGCAAGTCCACCCTGCTGCGTCTCTGCGCGGGGCTGCTGCGTCTCGAATCCGGCGAGGGCACCGTGCTCGGCCACGACCTTGCGTCGGCCCGACCGGCGATCCGCCGTTCGGTCGGCCTGCTCGGCCACGACACCGCTCTCTACGACGACCTGACCGTGCGCGAGAACCTCGACTTCTGGGCCAAGGCGTCGCGGGTCGACCCGACTGCCGTGCGACCCGCCATGGATCGACTCGGCGTCGCCGAGCGACTCCACGATGTGGGTGTCGGTCTGCTCTCCGCCGGGCAGCGCCGCCGGGTCGCGCTCGCCGCCGTGGTGGTGCGGCGGCCGCAACTCTGGCTGCTCGACGAGCCGCACGCCGGTCTCGACCCGTCGGGTCGCGACCTGGTCGACGAGCTGGTGGCCGACGCCGCGTCGGCCGGCGCGACCGTGTTGCTCTCCTCGCACGAGGTGGATCGTACGCTCGATCTCGCGACTCGCCGGATCACCGTCGCCGGCGGCACGATCGCGGGGGATGTCACCTATGCTCGCTGA
- a CDS encoding heme exporter protein CcmB produces MLADIRLVAAKDLRIEWRSRITLSQVLPFALLVLVLFGFALDANRPVLDAATSGLYWITVLFVGLMSVQRATAIETTDGARRALLLAGVEPAAVFLGKALAVAVQLLFVEVVLVGGVIVLFDASVESVPLLAATCVVATVGIAAAGTLLGALVAGVRARETVLPILLLPVLAPVLIGATRAFDDALGTVAVDGWAWLGLLAGFGAINIVLGALAYGVLLEET; encoded by the coding sequence ATGCTCGCTGACATCCGCCTGGTTGCGGCGAAGGATCTCCGGATCGAGTGGCGCTCACGCATCACGCTCTCACAGGTGCTGCCCTTCGCCCTGCTGGTTCTCGTGCTGTTCGGGTTCGCCCTCGACGCCAACCGGCCGGTGCTCGACGCGGCCACGAGCGGGCTCTACTGGATCACGGTGCTGTTCGTCGGACTGATGTCGGTCCAGCGGGCCACGGCGATCGAGACCACCGACGGTGCCCGCCGGGCGCTGTTGCTGGCCGGCGTCGAACCGGCCGCCGTCTTTCTCGGCAAGGCGCTGGCCGTGGCCGTGCAGTTGCTGTTCGTGGAGGTCGTGCTCGTCGGCGGGGTGATCGTGCTGTTCGACGCCTCGGTGGAGTCGGTGCCGCTGTTGGCGGCCACCTGCGTGGTCGCGACGGTTGGGATCGCGGCGGCAGGTACGCTCCTGGGCGCACTGGTGGCCGGTGTTCGGGCGCGAGAGACGGTGTTGCCGATCCTCCTGCTCCCGGTGCTGGCGCCGGTGCTCATCGGTGCCACCCGGGCGTTTGACGACGCCCTCGGCACGGTCGCTGTGGATGGTTGGGCCTGGCTCGGCCTTCTCGCCGGGTTCGGCGCGATCAACATTGTCCTGGGAGCATTGGCCTACGGCGTGTTGCTCGAGGAGACCTGA
- the ccsA gene encoding cytochrome c biogenesis protein CcsA, giving the protein MTQELQRTGPPHTGSRTTRVLGIAVIVGLAALFLLGWFVAPEDDEQQDAVRMIFVHVPSAILTYVAFLTTAVGSVMWLLRRSVWWDTVAGAAAEIGVLFCGLTLFTGSIWGRPTWNTYWDWGDVRLVTTLILFLMMIGYLSVRSLGGPETATATRAAVVGVLAAALMPIINRSVEWWENNTLHQKSSLTDGKLEDMTLFTLVLGLVVWGLFFAWAVIHRFRISWLERQLRVADLDRALVERRAEGEQMGADA; this is encoded by the coding sequence ATGACACAGGAACTCCAACGCACCGGACCCCCGCACACGGGCAGTCGCACCACGCGCGTTCTCGGCATCGCGGTCATCGTCGGTCTTGCCGCCCTTTTCCTGCTCGGTTGGTTCGTGGCCCCCGAGGACGACGAACAGCAGGACGCCGTGCGCATGATCTTCGTCCACGTCCCGTCGGCCATTCTCACCTACGTCGCCTTTCTCACCACCGCCGTCGGCTCGGTCATGTGGCTCCTGCGTCGCTCCGTCTGGTGGGACACCGTGGCCGGCGCGGCGGCGGAGATCGGCGTCCTCTTCTGCGGCCTCACGCTCTTCACCGGCTCGATCTGGGGCCGACCCACCTGGAACACCTACTGGGACTGGGGCGATGTGCGCCTCGTCACCACCCTGATCCTGTTCCTGATGATGATCGGCTACCTGTCGGTGCGTTCGCTCGGTGGGCCCGAGACCGCCACGGCAACCCGCGCCGCGGTCGTCGGTGTGCTCGCTGCGGCACTCATGCCGATCATCAACCGCTCGGTCGAATGGTGGGAGAACAACACGCTCCACCAGAAGTCGTCGCTCACCGACGGCAAGCTCGAGGACATGACGCTGTTCACCCTGGTGCTCGGTCTCGTCGTGTGGGGCCTGTTCTTCGCCTGGGCGGTGATCCACCGATTCCGGATCAGCTGGCTCGAACGCCAGCTCCGGGTGGCCGACCTCGACCGGGCGCTCGTCGAACGACGGGCCGAAGGCGAACAGATGGGAGCGGACGCATGA
- a CDS encoding cytochrome c maturation protein CcmE — protein sequence MTDTLAPQAPRAGRSRQRRWIPALIGIAVVIAVIVLVWRLFTGALFFYNADEAVAERAELGDDRFTLQGTPVGCTITSGNQGEDVVTAFTVAFDGVLVDVVHRGEPAELFEGGTPVVLDGSWVEGSPGVDGFAGLAADGWYYSSDRMRVKHDEDYINDEGYDERLEESNIQGEAAAEVCSV from the coding sequence ATGACCGACACTCTCGCCCCACAGGCGCCTCGCGCCGGTCGCAGCCGCCAGCGGCGCTGGATTCCCGCGCTCATCGGCATCGCCGTGGTCATCGCCGTGATCGTGCTGGTCTGGCGCCTGTTCACCGGGGCGCTCTTCTTCTACAACGCCGACGAAGCGGTGGCGGAGCGGGCCGAACTGGGCGATGACCGCTTCACCCTCCAGGGCACGCCGGTCGGGTGCACCATCACCTCCGGCAACCAGGGGGAGGATGTCGTCACCGCGTTCACCGTCGCCTTCGATGGCGTGCTCGTCGATGTCGTTCATCGCGGTGAACCCGCGGAACTGTTCGAGGGCGGCACGCCGGTCGTTCTCGACGGCAGTTGGGTCGAGGGATCTCCCGGGGTCGACGGCTTCGCGGGGTTGGCCGCCGACGGTTGGTACTACTCGTCGGATCGCATGCGGGTGAAGCACGACGAGGACTACATCAACGACGAGGGCTATGACGAGCGCCTCGAGGAAAGCAACATCCAGGGGGAAGCCGCGGCTGAGGTCTGCTCGGTATGA
- a CDS encoding heme lyase CcmF/NrfE family subunit — protein MSSAAFGAVVVALGAAASLTGIGVVTLGLFGRRPNWWREARALVWVMAAMAALAIIWMERALINRDFTIEFVANHGSRQTSSIFNVATLWSALEGSILLWTFVLTGYVAAVVVKFRDKRDDPMMAWVLLTLFVVCAFFFLLMVGPSNPFRSFDPPPGYDGPGPNPLLQSHILMAFHPPILYLGFVGFTVPFAFAIGALVTGRVGEGWLLATRRWTVIAWGFLTLGIVLGAWWSYETLGWGGYWAWDPVENASFLPWLTGTAFIHSVMVQERRGMLRVWNLSLVVATFALTILGTFLTRSGVVESVHAFSESSIGPALLGFFTLIVVVSLGLIAWRGDQLRSPGRIDSPISREGAFLANNVLFAAFAFVVLLGTVFPLVVEAVNDDRISVGNPYFDTMTMPIGFTLLFLMAVAPVLPWRKASSGVLGDRLIWPAWIGAGAMVLSVLVGARGWAPTLAFGLGGFAGGAALRQVVLATRRQGWRGLIGRTNGGMVVHFGVVLIAVAFAASNAYVRQDTFLLEPGQTATFAGHELTYEGDDFREFPNRTERRVAIRIDGGQVYEPGIANYPFAGRNIGIASVRSTLFDDVALSVDSFPDDSDAVVIRVTVQPLIVWLWIGGLIMAVGTLLAVVPGKRRNPTMPVSAPLPDPHDDPDDDPDDDPAQRPLEELV, from the coding sequence ATGAGCAGCGCCGCCTTCGGTGCGGTCGTCGTCGCGCTCGGCGCCGCTGCGTCGTTGACCGGCATCGGTGTCGTCACCCTCGGTCTGTTCGGTCGACGACCGAACTGGTGGCGTGAGGCCCGTGCGCTCGTCTGGGTGATGGCCGCGATGGCTGCGCTCGCCATCATCTGGATGGAACGGGCGCTGATCAACCGTGACTTCACGATCGAGTTCGTTGCCAACCACGGCTCGCGTCAGACCTCGTCGATCTTCAACGTGGCCACCCTGTGGTCCGCGCTGGAGGGCTCGATCCTGCTCTGGACCTTCGTCCTCACCGGCTATGTCGCGGCCGTGGTCGTGAAGTTCCGCGACAAGCGGGACGACCCGATGATGGCGTGGGTGCTGCTCACCCTGTTCGTGGTCTGCGCCTTCTTCTTCCTGCTGATGGTGGGGCCGTCGAACCCGTTCCGCTCCTTCGATCCGCCGCCGGGCTACGACGGCCCGGGCCCCAACCCGCTGCTCCAGAGCCACATACTGATGGCGTTCCATCCGCCGATCCTCTACCTCGGCTTCGTCGGCTTCACCGTGCCGTTCGCATTCGCGATCGGTGCCCTGGTCACCGGGCGGGTGGGGGAGGGGTGGCTGCTCGCCACCCGGCGCTGGACCGTCATCGCCTGGGGTTTCCTCACCCTCGGCATCGTCCTCGGTGCGTGGTGGAGCTACGAGACGCTCGGTTGGGGTGGCTACTGGGCGTGGGACCCGGTCGAGAACGCGTCGTTCCTGCCGTGGCTCACCGGTACCGCCTTCATCCATTCGGTGATGGTGCAGGAGCGGCGTGGCATGTTGCGAGTGTGGAACCTGTCGCTGGTGGTCGCCACCTTCGCCCTCACGATCCTGGGCACCTTCCTCACCCGGTCCGGTGTGGTCGAGTCGGTCCACGCATTCTCGGAATCCTCCATCGGCCCGGCGTTGCTCGGCTTCTTCACGCTGATCGTGGTGGTCTCGCTCGGCCTCATCGCGTGGAGGGGCGATCAGTTGCGATCCCCGGGGCGGATCGATTCGCCGATCTCGCGTGAGGGCGCGTTCCTGGCCAACAACGTCCTGTTCGCCGCGTTCGCGTTCGTCGTTCTGCTGGGCACCGTCTTCCCGCTCGTCGTCGAAGCGGTCAACGACGATCGCATCTCGGTGGGCAACCCCTACTTCGACACCATGACGATGCCGATCGGGTTCACCCTGTTGTTCCTCATGGCCGTGGCCCCGGTGCTGCCCTGGCGCAAGGCGTCGTCGGGCGTGCTCGGCGACCGGCTCATCTGGCCGGCCTGGATCGGTGCCGGCGCAATGGTGCTGTCGGTGCTCGTCGGTGCTCGCGGGTGGGCGCCCACGCTCGCCTTCGGTCTCGGCGGATTCGCCGGGGGCGCGGCGCTGCGTCAGGTGGTACTGGCCACCCGGCGACAGGGTTGGCGCGGGCTCATCGGCCGCACCAACGGCGGCATGGTGGTCCACTTCGGTGTGGTGCTGATCGCCGTGGCGTTCGCGGCCAGCAACGCGTATGTCCGTCAGGACACCTTCCTGCTCGAACCCGGCCAGACCGCCACGTTCGCCGGCCATGAACTGACGTACGAGGGCGACGACTTCCGGGAGTTCCCAAACCGCACCGAGCGGCGGGTGGCCATCCGCATCGACGGAGGGCAGGTGTACGAACCCGGCATCGCCAACTACCCGTTCGCGGGCCGCAACATCGGCATCGCGTCCGTGCGATCGACCCTGTTCGACGATGTTGCGCTCTCGGTCGACAGCTTCCCCGACGACAGCGACGCCGTCGTCATCCGGGTGACGGTGCAGCCGCTGATCGTGTGGTTGTGGATCGGCGGCCTCATCATGGCCGTCGGCACCCTGCTCGCCGTCGTGCCGGGCAAACGCCGCAATCCGACCATGCCGGTGAGCGCCCCGCTGCCCGACCCTCACGACGACCCTGACGACGACCCTGACGACGACCCTGCCCAACGACCGCTCGAGGAGTTGGTGTGA
- a CDS encoding redoxin family protein: MSESTTPEVPRRAVWIVAPVALVMVVFIALLATRDSGGPAFDSFDLEGEVAPAIVGTTIDGDTFDLDDYRGGFVIVNFFQTTCIPCVQEHPELVSFQEAYGPSGFATIVSVAFDDRPENIRDFFTEYGGDWPIIATDTASIAVDYGVPLVPESVLIAPDGEVITKLLGGIRRAELEAVIQSWQEEQTVLAEPEGDS; this comes from the coding sequence GTGAGCGAGTCGACGACCCCCGAAGTCCCCCGCCGTGCGGTCTGGATCGTGGCCCCCGTTGCGCTGGTGATGGTGGTGTTCATCGCCCTGCTCGCCACCCGTGACTCGGGCGGTCCCGCGTTCGACAGTTTCGATCTCGAGGGCGAGGTGGCGCCGGCCATCGTGGGTACGACGATCGACGGCGACACGTTCGACCTCGACGATTACCGCGGCGGCTTCGTGATCGTGAACTTCTTCCAGACCACGTGCATCCCGTGCGTGCAGGAACATCCGGAACTCGTGTCGTTCCAGGAGGCCTACGGACCGTCGGGATTCGCCACCATCGTCTCGGTCGCCTTCGACGACCGTCCGGAGAACATCCGGGATTTCTTCACCGAGTACGGCGGTGACTGGCCGATCATCGCCACCGACACCGCATCGATCGCGGTGGACTACGGCGTGCCGCTGGTACCCGAGTCGGTGCTGATCGCCCCCGACGGTGAGGTCATCACCAAGCTCCTCGGTGGCATCCGGCGCGCCGAGCTCGAGGCGGTCATCCAGTCCTGGCAGGAAGAACAAACCGTCCTGGCCGAGCCGGAGGGCGACTCGTGA
- a CDS encoding cytochrome c-type biogenesis protein CcmH, whose protein sequence is MTRRLALWIAMAVVATSALLYAAIDEGEPRTDADRAYAVSKTIGCPVCDGQSVAESNATVAKNIRISIATWIDEGRSDEFIRAELRAAFGDDVDYTPSADGITSLVWILPVVFGAGALTGLAIVFRRWKQEGDLEASEADTALVEAARAALSDE, encoded by the coding sequence GTGACCCGCCGCCTCGCACTCTGGATCGCGATGGCCGTCGTCGCCACGTCGGCTCTTCTCTACGCCGCCATCGACGAGGGCGAGCCGCGCACCGACGCCGATCGGGCCTACGCGGTGTCGAAGACCATCGGTTGTCCCGTGTGCGACGGCCAGTCGGTGGCCGAGTCCAACGCCACGGTGGCCAAGAACATCCGGATCTCGATCGCCACGTGGATCGACGAGGGCCGCAGCGACGAGTTCATCCGCGCCGAACTTCGCGCCGCCTTCGGCGACGACGTCGACTACACGCCGTCGGCCGATGGCATCACGAGTCTCGTCTGGATCCTCCCGGTGGTGTTCGGGGCCGGTGCCCTGACCGGTCTGGCGATCGTCTTCCGCCGCTGGAAGCAGGAGGGCGATCTCGAGGCGAGCGAGGCCGACACCGCGCTGGTCGAGGCGGCCCGCGCCGCCTTGTCCGATGAATGA